The following coding sequences are from one Rhodospirillales bacterium window:
- a CDS encoding DUF2336 domain-containing protein, whose product MTTSIDLSSLTHLAHSRSPESRKALAAVMADLFVGEGGTLSDRERSLMLNILEQVIGDAERAVRRTLSRKLADMPDAPPDLIRYLAADEADVAFPVLTRSRVLFDEDLIEVIRNRTLEHQLAIAMRYSVSEAVSAALVQSGEISVIERLLQNDNANLSQQTLRYLVDQARRMDAFQEPLLSRRELGADLARRLFLWVSAALRHRIVDRFALDSETVDLLLQQAALESIDADDACFGARPAPAPGSGLAGEVAEDGLLDASLMVQALAQGEVKLFVSLFARASHLSTRLVERIFFDPGLQAFAVACKGMGIDRNTFSRLFEFSRSARPATRKTLKKEIVGALACFDRLSLDTARGVLHAWRLNPDFAAALRALEPERRVRG is encoded by the coding sequence ATGACCACCAGCATCGACCTCAGTTCCCTTACGCATCTGGCCCACAGCCGGTCGCCGGAGAGCCGCAAGGCGCTGGCGGCGGTGATGGCGGATCTGTTCGTGGGCGAAGGAGGGACCCTCTCCGACCGCGAACGCTCGTTGATGCTGAACATTCTCGAGCAGGTCATCGGCGATGCGGAACGCGCGGTGCGCCGGACGTTGAGCCGCAAGCTCGCCGACATGCCAGACGCGCCCCCGGATTTGATCCGCTACCTTGCCGCGGACGAAGCCGACGTCGCTTTTCCGGTCCTCACGCGGAGCCGCGTCCTGTTCGACGAAGACCTGATCGAGGTCATCCGCAACCGCACCCTCGAGCATCAGCTTGCGATCGCGATGCGCTATTCCGTCAGCGAAGCGGTGAGCGCCGCGCTGGTCCAGAGCGGCGAGATCAGCGTGATCGAGAGGCTGCTGCAGAACGACAACGCCAATCTCTCGCAGCAGACGTTGCGCTATCTGGTGGATCAGGCGCGACGAATGGACGCCTTTCAGGAGCCCCTGTTATCACGGCGCGAACTGGGTGCCGATCTGGCAAGAAGGCTGTTCCTCTGGGTTTCGGCTGCACTTCGTCATCGCATCGTCGACCGGTTCGCGCTCGACAGCGAGACCGTCGACCTGCTGCTACAGCAGGCCGCCCTGGAGTCGATCGACGCCGACGATGCCTGCTTCGGCGCAAGACCTGCACCTGCACCAGGGAGCGGCCTCGCCGGCGAGGTTGCCGAGGATGGCTTGCTCGACGCCTCGCTCATGGTCCAGGCGCTGGCGCAGGGCGAGGTCAAACTATTCGTCAGCCTGTTCGCTCGAGCCTCGCACCTCAGCACGCGACTGGTGGAACGCATTTTCTTCGATCCCGGCCTGCAGGCGTTTGCCGTCGCATGCAAGGGCATGGGGATCGATCGCAACACGTTCTCCCGGTTGTTCGAGTTCAGTCGCTCGGCTCGTCCGGCAACCCGAAAGACGTTAAAAAAGGAGATCGTCGGCGCCCTCGCGTGCTTCGATCGGTTGTCGTTGGACACCGCCCGCGGGGTCCTGCACGCGTGGCGCCTCAATCCCGATTTCGCGGCCGCTCTGCGCGCCCTGGAGCCGGAAAGGCGGGTTCGTGGATAG